In the Podospora pseudocomata strain CBS 415.72m chromosome 5, whole genome shotgun sequence genome, one interval contains:
- a CDS encoding hypothetical protein (EggNog:ENOG503NYGQ; COG:S), translating into MGWTYEMKNDDTHKPDPEALIKEAVEKNKAALFGSLRNLPIENFSPVGFSSVIKINSATRSGNVVGDNFHQRSDFILPGEDIEISRASSVKKVREIFDQKDGAEVLRIFKRSAGIKRIFRALSSETVGENSNVGPFVRRAFTMLKAEDSVAGKNAKQRQLRKVIYNFLRIR; encoded by the exons ATGGGCTGGACGTACGAGATGAAGAATGACGACACCCACAAGCCCGACCCTGAGGCGCTCATCAAGGAAGCTGTTGAAAAGAACAAGGCCGCGTTGTTTGGGTCTCTCCGAAACCTGCCTATTGAGAACTTCTCCCCTGTGGGCTTCAGCAGTGTCATCAAGATCAACTCGGCGACGCGGAGCGGTAACGTTGTGGGCGACAATTTCCACCAGAGATCGGATTTCATCCTGCCTGGAGAGGACATCGAGATCTCCAGGGCCAGCAGTGTCAAGAAA GTGCGGGAAATCTTTGATCAGAAGGATGGCGCGGAGGTCCTCAGGATCTTCAAAAGATCGGCGGGCATAAAGAGGATCTTCCGGGCTCTCTCCTCGGAGACTGTCGGTGAGAACAGCAACGTTGGGCCCTTTGTACGGCGCGCATTCACTATGCTCAAGGCTGAAGATTCGGTGGCGGGCAAAAATGCGAAGCAGAGGCAGTTGAGGAAGGTTATCTATAACTTTTTACGGATCAGATGA